A segment of the Nasonia vitripennis strain AsymCx chromosome 2, Nvit_psr_1.1, whole genome shotgun sequence genome:
GCACCTTTTTCGAGATCTGTCCCCTCGACGCCTGCATGCTGCTAATTAAACACGCCTCCTCATCTTGCCACCCCCAGAAAGCCCAGTATGCACGCACGCATAAAACatcaaaaagaagaagaagaagaagagaggacGACAACAGCGGCGGAGAAGAAGACactcgaaagaaaaaaacgatCATACATAAAGAAAGTCAGCGAGACACCCGCAGTGAGAAAGCTCCCGCGCGAGTGGACATGCATCTCGCCCTCCTGAAAGAGAATCTCCCTCGGCCGCTCTCGAAAACAAGAGAGCTGCCAAGAGAAagcgtgtgagagagagagagagagagagagagagaagacgatGTCGCGgcggaaaaggaaaaaaagcaaaccgCAGAGAGCTCGCTagtcgctctctcgcgcttccCCCTGCAGaatacacagagagaaagagagccggtTAAAAACGCGCACTGGTGTCGGGGTTCGCGCCCTCTCCGCCTAccgctgtgtatatatacacacacacacacacacacacatatatatatatagacgtGGATATATACGCACGCGACTCGTCCCGAGAGGGGGAGGCTTGAAAGGGTTTGCGCGGcggcggaggaaaaaaaaggaggaagtGAGAGAACGAGTGCGCAGCTCGACGCCGCTGGTGTGCAAAGCGCCGCGAATGCAGACGGGCTTTCAGAGATTGCTGCCGCATTCACTTAAGTGTGCGAATATAAATTGAGATGAGAATGAGACGGTTTTGTGTGCGCGAGTAGCTTTCAAAGCTGCCGACGGCGACGCCCGTGTAAATAAGAGAGGTGACACTGCTGCTGTGGCTGCTGCCGTGGATGACAGAAAAGCGCACTCGAATAACAGTATAATCTGTCGATCTAAGCGAATTCGCGGCGATGCTTAATCGGCCAATCTTGATTCGGAGTTTCACAGAGATAGAGATACTCATCGCTCTCCGAGGTCTTGAGTTTTGAGATTTCGAGTGTACTCGTGGCGCGGCTCCTGTGGATTGTCGAGAGGAGATCAAAGTCGTCTGCCGCAAGAGAGAATTGCATATACCGGAATCGCTCGGTTTGTCAAGGCTTTTGTTGATGGTTGCATGCGGCTCTTTATTGGGGTCATATATCTTGGGTACGCGATTCTTGGGTGTGCAGGCGATGGTAAATATTAGGGTTGAATGATCTTCGTCGTCTGTTTTGCTGTGTTGGGTTTTTGTCCTCTTTTTTAACGAGTGTGcgatttttattgtttatgaaATCGTACTTAAACGTGGTTCGTCAGAGCAGAAGTACGTTGTAATTATTCAAGAGAAATTCGCTCCATTGTTAAGTACATTCTGAAAttacaaatttgaaatataatcGCGTTTTGTGTTTAGCTGGAGAGAAATACGTGTATTTCCATACtcattcaaatttaatttaatttgtcAGGTGCAGACaaggatattttaattttgaatgtCGCTGTTTTAGAAAAGTCATACAAAAATGCACGCTCGGCCGGTAAGTTTTCTGGTTCTCAGTAGCGCTAATAGATGGCACCACTTTACAGCTATTGCAGAGTTTCTACATCACGTTTTCGTATACAAGCTTAAATATGGAATTGAATTAACTTTATTgctgtataaaataatttgaaaataaattattagttTCATATTTAATGTTTCGTTAtgaaatgtataataataataataataaaattaataatgcgGTGAATTATATTCTATCATCAGTATATTTACAAagcttatatttttaaaataatttcgattctccttaataattttttgaatGAACATATTCGAAACGAGAGAATCACTGAACCAGTTTCTGCTtaacatttcaaattttaagggAAACGCGGTTTCCTGCAACGCATTATTAAGTTGATACATTTTTCTCAGCATAAGTCTCCACTACAATTATCACTCTCAAAAGGCCGCAATGCAGCCAAAATCGGCTTTCTCCATTTTTTTCCCCGAAACCTCAAAAAGAGCAGCAATATAGAACCAAGAAAAAGCGCGTCGATCACTCGGTTTGACAAAAAATCAGGCGCGCAGATTTCCAAGCCGTGTACGTAGGGCGACTCTTGATCCtgcaagcagcagcagcagcagcggcagaagAGCGCTCTCGAGATGGAGAGCGAGGTAAGGTcgtaaatgtttttattcttcGAGAAAGAGCGCATTATACACAGGCCGTGCCACGGCGAGCGCGAGTAACGTCCGCCGGTGCGGTGCATaaagcgaaaaaaaggcgGCTAGCGGCAAGTAGCGTCCCGacgtcgctgccgctgctgctggactTAACGACGTTGGCCTTTTTTCAATATGCAATAAAAAGATCCGCGACGCGACTCCCTTACGTACTGCAGTTCGCTGCGCGCAGGTACTTCGAGCGAGATGTTTTGTATGGGGTTCgaggagagcgcgagagagagttGTAGGGGTGGCGAGTATTTGTGCATCGGCTCTTAATGAACTTTTGAAGAGAAGTTTCAACTTCACTCAATTTCAAGCCAATCTATGAGATCTCGTCGTCGTGCTGAAATTGTAATTTTCCGCGCAAATGCGAAAGACACAGAGGTAAAGCACTTTCATCGTCGAGCGTACACATCCCGCTCCAACAAAAGCCAGCGGCAGCCTGTTTCCTCTTCGCTcgatctatatatatatatatagacacacacacacacaggagGCCATCGGACGCGTGTCAATACCGTCACGTCGACTATATCGAACCGCTCGCTCAACGCGACCAACAAGTCACACAGCAGCGAACACGCAACgagagaaagcgagcgaaaaaaagccAAGAGGCGACACGAGCGAATCGAGCCCCCGAGACATTTGGGCTGAGTGGCTTATTTGCATAGCCGACCTAAAATCCCGCTACCCTCCCGCGGCGCGTGCACCCCCACGCGTATATAAGGACGAGACAGCCGAGCCGCACGTATAATATCCACAGTCATCGCAGGAGTCAACGCAACGCGATAACCCGACATAAGGTGGCCGCGCGGCGGCTCCCGCGATCGTTTAGCACttcgacgtaattttttccactTCCACAGGCCACCCCCGCATCGAGAGCCGAGCACGTTTCGTCCGATGTATAGGTTCTATTTGCATATAGCCCGTCAGACGGGCACGTGCGCACTGTCGATCCCTCCGTCGTGCCTTTTTTCAGCCTCCGCTTTATCTACCCGCGCCGTTGTGGCATTCGATTTGTACGTTTCGCGGGCTCTCCGCACCCCACCCTTTTGCGATGTCGCAGTGGATTTATGTCGATTATTCGAGAGTTTATTCttccctttcttttttttgtttgaatgGACTGTTTTCGCACTTAGTATCAGTCAGCGCGGTTTATGACGAAGAATGAGTTCAGAAATTGGTAAATGATGTAagggttatagattttttttacatagatGAATAATTCCTTCacgatttttaaaagtatttttcagTTTATTTAATTGATTCGTATACGTGTGAACTTTTTATTTGGTTCAATTAACGGAATGCAATTGAATAGCTGAATTCGATTACCTTCGGCCCTCTtgactcccactcgtgctcaaacatcATTCTCGCcgtaaaaatacaatttccACCCATAGTTGCACAACGTACTATTaaaacgtttttattttctttactttccaagcttaatttttatttgaagaAGAAAACAATTCTCTTTTCCCGCCATCCTTCTTACGCTGCTTATCTCATTTTAAATTCCATTTCTATTGACTCTGCAAAATCGATCAGCTCGTCCCGAACCCAtatcttttccttttttattttctaatcgaAGGAAAACACTCGAACGTAATTATTCTCACATTCGCCTCACAGCGGcggcgagagagcgagggtgagaaaaataaatgacaaGTGGCGAAACGTGAACgcgcatttatttattttacgtttAACGGCGACTTATTGATTATTCATAGTAGctatttgttttgtaaatacATACAAAAGATGATTTCAAGAAAATATTCCCACGCGTATATAGtctcgcttttttttcgagttaaattaatattgattATCTGTAAGGTGACTTGAGAAGCTAAGAAGAATGGAAAGAATCGTATCTTGAAACCGCAAACTCGACCGGCTCGGTAATGAATAAAGATTATAATTGCGTTTCTCGACGtcttcgtcctcgtcgtcaagaagaaaaagaagttaATCAATCATGAGAGTTTGTCTTCTTCccgttttttctctttctcgtctTACAGTGGGTGCTTTTCTTCCTCGTCTATGCCTATAAAATGTTCTTGCAGAAGAatttaatattgattttatttcgaaaataatttattgaacaaACCAAACAATTTATAAACTAAGAAGTATGACTAGTTGATagttaatatattattataattttacggAAGTGCTCTCGTGTGCTGAATATCAATAAGGAGCTTTTAAAGGCTTGATTACAAGCTCTTCGATCTGAACTCGTGGTAGAGTACCGAGAACATAAACTATAGCGTCGGCAATGTCTTCGGCTTCCAAGAAATCAAGCTGATTTATTTGTGGAATGTCCTCAACTATCTTGTCTGTCATTTCTGTTTTAACGGCTCCTGGGCTAATATTCTAAGGAATATTGAGAATAGTCAAAcgtttcaatttatttttgtcttcTGAAGGTTATGATATAACATACaaatatggaaaaaaaaacaatcataTTACCGTCACTCGAATGTTTCCACCATACGATTCTTTTTCCAAAATGTTTGCTAGAGCTCTTACAGCAAACTTTGTTGCTGGATAAATGTTAGTAGAATGTTCTGACGGAATCTGACTTAGACGATGACCAACCACGCtgtaaacgaaaaataaataaataacagtaTTTTAGTgccaattattttataaagttagATTCGAATTCATTTTTGAAATAGCATTCATACCTGTTGATCATAATAATATGTGATTCTTCGCCACCTTCTTTCATTATAGTAGTTGCTATCTTTGAACAGTACAATAATCCGATGAAATTAATATCAACAATTTGTTTTAATTCAGTGAAGCTAAGATCTGTAACatgaatttaaataattaataaacatGATTCAAATTCAATCTGTTTTGgctatatttttctttgttcgaACCGGTGACTTTTCCAGCTCTCTGTATCCCAGCGTTGTTTATGAGAATATGAACAGATTTGAGATTTTTCTTTACCCATGCAAAAGCTTCATCAATTTGTTTCTCATTGCTTATATCACATTCCAATGGGTAAAATCGGCCATCTCCTTTTACGTCTTTCATATCACTCTAAAGATATTTATGGTTTGTGAACAAATCTTATCACGTATGTTTTAGtcttgaaaatatatattggaattttgatgattaaTACCTCCATTTTTGACTTCCTCCTTGCAAGACCAACAACAATTAAACCATGATACACCAAAGCTTTGGCTGTTGCCAAACCAATCCCTGAGGAAGCTCCAGTAATAACAGCTACTTTTCCAGCCCAACGATACATTttcttgaataaaaattttgacttATTTAATATTGTGATCTCGCATGCGCAATAATTTGTCAACTCATTACTATACAATCTtatcaaattaattaattatctgAAATGATGCATTTTTTTTGCCTTGATGATTATGCACAAACGTTAGTATTAAACTAGAAAGGCCTTCGTTCGCCAGTACATTATAAGCACTTCTAAAAGTTAGTTGTATTAAATCAGAATCACTCATGTTACgtagacattttttaaataattaggAAATTCTCATTTATAAACAGTGTTGTTAAGATTGTATATCTAGTAAAGTGAAAATTCAGTATTTCCATTATTTAAACAGTCaaataaaatgattatttaataCTAATAATCAACCTTACATTTGGATTACTTAAGATGTCACTCTGGCAATGCTTGAAAGCCAACTAAACAAGAAcgattattttcatttatatttatataagttgCAGGTGATGACATAGATACGGAAGCCCGGTCACGGCATCTGTAGGTAGGCATGTTAGTTACAGTTGTGACAGTGAAGAAGGAATTCCTCAAACTCGATAAGTAATCGTTGCCACTTGTAAACATGCTCGCTGATGCTCGCGGAATATAGCATCCTAACCTGAAACCGGTGTTTTCTAGATTCTACAACTTTTCGGAACAATATGGTTAGTAAGTTTTGAtaaacttttcttttataaaaaaatcataaacgatcaaagtttattaaagcaaaaataGTATGAATTTTATTCTCAATATGATTATaaactaaataattaattattttaagacaaatataattaaatcacaTTACAGAGATGTCAGAGTCCAAACAGTTTAATGCAGAGGACTCAATCACAGTCCTTAGTGGTACTGATCCACCCATGATACTGCCTATAGAGAATAGTACTCTGACTTTAGAATGTTTGACAACATACTTTCCAAATGCGAATGGTCTGGTGTGGACTTATCAAACAGGAAGATGCCATGGATTGGAAATAAATAATGGGCAGATGTCCATAATACCACAGATACGTACATACACGGTACGTTAGGCTAAATGTTAGTTAGACTCtttattaaatcaaaataTCTAATTCAAGTCCAATTTATCTTTtacaaattcaatttttcttttcttccagTTCAACAAAGAAGTAGTGATGCTAGTAACGttagcagcagtagcagtaaCGCAAACAAATCCTCAGGCATTGTGAAAGCTGCTGATTCGGCAAAATTGGACCGAATCATTTTTTACAGAAAAGTGATTGAAGGTAAAGATGTTGGGGATGTGCCTCCAATTATGTCAAAACTTAACAAAGTATCTGAAGCTAAAGATGGAAGATctaaggtatatacatgtgtttaatatatttaagtattTCATACTCGTACAATTTTGCAATATCTTACATAGTTTTCATACTtgataattgattttatttacaGAATTCTGGCTTGAGAAAAGCACAAAAGCAAGAAAAGTCATATTCTACACCTAAACTGAAGTACGTAAACATAGGATGGAAACACAGACAAATTGGTCAGAAGAAGTATTTacatagaaaaaatattaaaaatgaaaagtcaagAGAATGAACATTAGATATCTCCAAAGTATTTACAGTTAGCGATATAATCAAATTAGGTATCGAAGAATACTCTAATGATCAAGTAGCAAAATTTACATTAGAAAATACTGAAGTTAAATTAGGATTTTTTCCTTTCCTTTGCCTTTCAATTCATTCATTATAGCTTGAATTATTTCATGTATATCCTCCTGGATATGCTTTCTGTTTAAATTTAAGGATTTTATGATTCGTTGCAAATGCCTATAAGATATATTGAAACCTTCTACTTTCAAAATATCTATTATTTCGTCGTACGAATAACCTTGCTTAAAATAAACTTCTATAATTTCTTCT
Coding sequences within it:
- the LOC100120843 gene encoding farnesol dehydrogenase, yielding MYRWAGKVAVITGASSGIGLATAKALVYHGLIVVGLARRKSKMESDMKDVKGDGRFYPLECDISNEKQIDEAFAWVKKNLKSVHILINNAGIQRAGKVTDLSFTELKQIVDINFIGLLYCSKIATTIMKEGGEESHIIMINSVVGHRLSQIPSEHSTNIYPATKFAVRALANILEKESYGGNIRVTNISPGAVKTEMTDKIVEDIPQINQLDFLEAEDIADAIVYVLGTLPRVQIEELVIKPLKAPY